A region of Epinephelus fuscoguttatus linkage group LG1, E.fuscoguttatus.final_Chr_v1 DNA encodes the following proteins:
- the LOC125895979 gene encoding green-sensitive opsin: MENGTEGKNFYIPMNNRTGLVRSPFEYTQYYLADPWFFKLLALYMFFLMCTGFPINFLTLLVTAQNKKLRQPLNFILVNLAVAGVIMVCFGFTVSFYSSLNGYFSLGPMGCAIEGFMATLGGQVSLWSLVVLAVERYIVVCKPMGSFKFTATHAGAGCAFTWVMAASCAVPPLVGWSRYIPEGIQVSCGPDYYTLAPGYNNESFVLYMFTCHFCVPVFTIFFTYGNLVCTVKAAAAQQQDSVSTQKAEKEVTRMCILMVLGFLVAWTPYASFAAWIFFNRGAAFSATAMAIPAFFSKSSALFNPIIYVLMNKQFRNCMLSTIGMGGMVEDETSVSTSKTEVSSVS; encoded by the exons ATGGAGAACGGCACAGAGGGCAAGAACTTCTACATCCCCATGAACAACCGGACGGGGCTTGTAAGGAGTCCTTTTGAGTATACACAGTATTATTTGGCGGATCCATGGTTCTTCAAACTGCTGGCTCTCTACATGTTCTTCCTGATGTGCACCGGCTTCCCCATCAACTTTCTGACACTGCTGGTCACAGCTCAGAACAAGAAGCTCCGGCAACCTCTCAACTTCATCCTGGTCAACTTGGCTGTTGCTGGAGTCATCATGGTCTGCTTCGGATTCACAGTCAGCTTTTATTCCTCCCTCAATGGCTATTTCTCCTTGGGACCCATGGGCTGTGCTATTGAGGGATTCATGGCCACTCTTGGAG GTCAGGTGTCTCTGTGGTCTCTTGTGGTTCTTGCTGTTGAGAGATACATTGTGGTCTGCAAACCCATGGGTAGTTTCAAATTCACAGCCACCCACGCTGGAGCAGGTTGTGCATTCACCTGGGTCATGGCTGCCTCCTGCGCTGTCCCTCCTCTTGTTGGCTGGTCACG GTACATCCCTGAGGGTATTCAGGTGTCCTGCGGACCCGACTACTACACCTTGGCCCCAGGCTACAACAACGAATCATTTGTCTTGTACATGTTCACCTGCCACTTCTGCGTTCCTGTCTTCACCATCTTCTTCACCTATGGAAACTTAGTGTGCACAGTGAAGGCG GCCGCAGCTCAGCAGCAGGACTCTGTATCCACACAAAAAGCTGAGAAGGAAGTGACACGTATGTGCATCCTGATGGTGCTGGGCTTCCTGGTGGCTTGGACCCCATATGCCAGCTTTGCTGCATGGATCTTCTTCAACAGGGGAGCTGCGTTCTCAGCCACAGCCATGGCCATCCCTGCCTTCTTCTCAAAGAGCTCAGCACTGTTCAACCCCATTATCTATGTGCTGATGAACAAACAG